The Polyangium mundeleinium genome contains the following window.
CCAGAACGTCGAGGGCCTCGTCCAGCTCGGCATGTTGCACATGAAGCGCAACAACGCGCAGCCGGACAAGGATGGTCGCACGGACCTGCAGAACGCGAAGCGCTACGCGCAGAGCGCGCTGGCCGTTGATGACGGGTATCTGCCGGCGTTCAATCTGCTCGCGCTGATCTACATGGAGTCGGCGAAGGTGAAGGCGGGTCGTTCCTCCAAGAAGGGCGTCGCGACGAACGTCAGCAAGGAGAAGAAGATCGACACGCAGGCGCTGGATCTCGCGGCTCTGGTCTGCTCGCAGGCCATCCGCAAGAACCCGAACTACGCGCCGATCCACAACACGGCCGGCATGATCCAGGTCGAGCTCAGCAACCTGAACGGCGCGGTGAGCGCGTTCAATACGGCGCGTAAGCTCGACCCGACCTTCTACGAGGCGCAGATGAACTTCGCCGCCGTGAACCTGAGCTTCCGTGGGTTCGCGCAGGCGGAGGAGGCGTATCGCGCCGCGCTGAAGATGCGGCCGAACGATTACGACGCGCACCTCGGGCTCGCGCTCGCGCTTCGTGGTCAGATCGACGATACGAACTTCGACAAGATGGTCGCAGCGGCCGCCGCCGAGCTGGCGGAGGCGAAGAAGCTCGCGCCGGAACGGGCGGAGACGTACTACAACGACGCGATCCTCACGCAGGAGTACAAGGCGAAATCGGGTGGCAAAGATGCCGAGCCGATGCTCCTCGCGGCGAAGCAGCTCTTTGGCGAGTTCATCGCCAAGGCTGGGAGCGCGCCCGAGTATGCGGATGCGGTGAAGCGCTCGAAGGAGCGCATGGAAGAGATCCAGCAGATCATCGACTTCAACAAGCAGACCGAGGCAGAGCGCAAGGCAGCCGAGGCGGAGGCGAAGAACCGCGCCGCCGAGGCGGAAGCCAAGGGCACCGAGGAGGGCGGCGAGGCGAAGCCGCCCGAGGGTGGTGCGCCACAGCCTCAGTGAGGGAAAGGCCCGCGGTGCCCAGGACGGCACCGCGGGCTTTTTTGGATCCTCCGGGAACCTTGGGTCGTTCGGGGTGTCTTTTCAGGCCAGGTCGAGAGAGTCTCGAACGAAACCTGGCTCGGATCCCGTTGACCACGTCCCTTCGGGGACGGTACGATGTGACTGAAAATACGGCGAAGACTGGCGAGGAGGCTTGAAGATGAAGAGGTCAACGCGTTTGGGTGCTGCGCTGGTCGCTGGTGTCGGCGTTCTTCTCGTGTCGTCGTTTGCGTTTGCCCAGGGCAAAGCGGGCGCCGGTGGGAAGAAGGACGAGGGGTACGGATACGAGTTCACGGACGATCCCCTCAACGCCGGTGGTTTCGGGCCGACCGACGCGACGATCCGCGTTCGTCCCGGTCCGGTTCGCACGACCCTGATTCGTCCGCGCACGTCGTTCGTGCCGGAGATGCTGAAGTCGGTCGAGAATCTCTGAGGAGACTCGGGGACTCGTGCGGGGGGCTCGGGCTGCGGTTTCGAGCGGACGCGGGGAACGCGATCGCAGGGCCGCAGCGATGAATCCAAGGGCTCCATCGCCTTTTTGGGAAGGCACACGAGTCCCTGAGTAATATTCGATGCCCCGAACCCGGGGTTTCTGGTCGCCTCGGGCGACGGCGGGACGCAAAAGGCAGGGAAGGCTGGCTCACGATGGAAGGCAAGCAGAAGGTCGCGCTCACGTTCGCGCTCTACCAGAATGAAGCGCTCGTGCGTCGAGAGACGGTGACGCAGGACATCGTCAAGGTTGGAAAGGACCCGAAGAGCCATCTGCGCGTCGACGACGAGCTGGCCTCGCGCATGCACGCCGTCATCGAGGTGGCGTCGCCCGAGGACATCACGCTGATCGACCTCGGCAACGAGCCGGGGACGCTCGTGAACGGCGCCCGGGTGAACAAAGTCAAGATCAAGGCCAACGATCAGCTGCAGATCGGCGGCACGAAGATCGTGCTCGAGAAGGCCGAGCCGGTGGCGGTCGCGGGGGGCGCGGCGAAGGCGCCCGGCAACCCGTTTGCCGCGGCTCCTGCGGCGAACCCGTTTGGCGCGGCTCCCGCGGCGAACCCGTTTGCGGCAGCGGGCGGCAACCCGTTCGCGGGCGCTCCCGCGGCGGCGCCGAGCCCGTTCGGTGGTGGCGGCGGCGACCCGTTCGGCATGAACAACCCCTTCGCGCAGCCGAAGCCGCCTGCGCACGATGAAGTGCCGCACGACGCGCCCGAGGGCTCGTACACGTACCAGCTTGTCAAGAGCGGCCCGGACGTCCCGAACGAGGAGGTCGAGTCGCCCTCCGCTTCCGTCGAGGTGATGATCATGTGGGATCAGATGGTCCTGCACGTCTCGCACCTGACGCCGCCGCGCTCCTTCTACGTGGGCGAAGAAGAGAGCAAGAACTTCAAGTGCGATTACTTCGTGCCCCAAGAGAAGATCGGCACGACGCGCGCCCCGGTGGTGCTCGCGGATCGCGGCGGGTCGGTCTCGGTGGTGCTCCTGCCTCGCGCGAAGGGCACGATCGAGTTCGCGGGCCAGCCGAAGATGACGGTGCAGCAGGCGATCGACAGCGGCAAGACGCAGCCCTGCTCGGAGCTCTCGGGCGCGTTCCAGATCGCGCTGCCGCCGGGCTCGAAGGCGCGCATCGACGTGGACGGCCTGATCTTCCAGGTGTCGACGGTGAACGCGGGCCGCGTGGTCGCGGGGCACGTGCAGTTCGACACGCAGAACTACCTCTACCACGGCCTGTCGATGGCCGTTCACCTCGGGCTCCTCGCGGCGATGGCGTTCTTCATGCCGCCGCTCGGTGCCACGGACGAGGACGGGGTCTCGGACGATCAAAAGTTCATGATCCAGCAGTTCCTCAACGCGGCCGCTGAAAAGGAGATGGAGGAGAAGGAGACCGAGCAGGTCGCCGACAACGCCGCCGACAACAAGGAAGGCGGTACGGGCACGCGCGCGAAGGGTGAAGAGGGTTCCATGGGTAACCCGAACACCAAGTCATCGGGCAACCGGTACGGCGTGCAAGGCCCGGCGGACAACGCCGATCCGCACATCGCGCGGCAGGCAGCGCTGCGTGACGCGGCGGAGTTCGGCATGATCGGTCTGCTCAACTCGGGCGCCGGTGGTGATCCGAACGCGCCGACGGCCCCCTGGGGTCGCGACGATTCGCTCGGCAACGACGCTCTGTCGGCCCGCGGCAACATGTGGGGCGACAACATCGGCGACTCGTTCGGCGCGGGCGGCCTCGGTTTGTCCGGTATCGGCGAAGGCGGCGGTGGCCGCGGCGAGGGTATCGGTCTCGGCTCGATCGGCACGATCGGCCACGGCGCGGGCACCGGCACGGGCCAGGGCTTCGGCTCCGGTCACGGCCGCTTGTCGGGGTCGCACCGCACGAAGCCGCCGCAGGTGCGCATGGGCGCCACGAGCGTGAGCGGTCGTCTCCCGCCCGAGGTCATCCAGCGTATCGTGCGTCAGAACTTCGGTCGTTTCCGCCTCTGCTACGAGAACGGCCTGCGGAACAACCCGAACCTCCAGGGCCGCGTCGGGGTGCGCTTCGTCATCGGTCGTGACGGCGCGGTGTCGAACGTGGGCAACGGTGGCTCGGACATGCCGGATGGCGGCGTGGTGTCGTGCGTGGTCCGCGCGTTCTACGGTCTGTCCTTCCCGCAGCCGGAAGGCGGCATCGTGACGGTCGTGTACCCGATCATGTTCAGCCCCGGCGGCTGACGTTCGATCGGACCGTGTAGCGATGCCCCGCGGGTCACGAGCCCGTGGGGCATCGTGTTTTTGTCGACGAGCATCGGCGCGCGGGGGAGCGTCTGGGTCTCCCGAGTACGGCCGGACGCTTGGCCGGCGCGTTGGGAGATGGGCACAATCCAACTGGACTTTCGGCGCGCCATCCGCCTATTCTCGGCGCGCAAGAGAACGTCTCGTCCTATGCCTGGGCGGCAATTTGGCTGCAAGTTCGAGGACTTATGTGCGTGCTTGGTGCGGGTGGGGCTACCGTGGCCCTCGACGCGCGCGGGTGACGCGAGGAGCGGCGGAGCCGGCTCCGAGAGAAAGGTGAGCGAAGCAATGAAGCTTGGCGCAATGGTGATGGCGTCCTGTCTCGTGGTCTCGAGCATGCTCGGGATGGGCTGCAGCCGGAACCGGCAGGAAGCCGTGATCCTCGCAAACCAGGCGGACAAAGAGGTCGCGCTGAACCCGGAGGGCGCTGCCACGAAGTACGAGCAGGCGACCAAGCTCGATCCCACGAACCATCGGATCTTTTACAAGCTCTCGATGGCCTTCAAGAAGAAGGAGGAGTGGGACAAGACCGCATCGACCTTGAGCCGCGCCACGCAGCTCGCGCCGAAATTCGCGAACTACTGGTTCGAGCGCGCGTACGCGCTCGAGATGCAGGCGAAGAAGAAGACGATCTCGTACGAAGAGGCGAAGGAGCCGTACCAGAAGTGCATCGAGAACGATCCGAACTTCGCTGACTGCTACCACCAGCTCGGCAACGTGTTCCTCTGGACCGACGACGAGCAGAAGGCGCTCGAGAACTTCACCAAGGCGGTCGAGCACAATCCGACCGAGATCCGTTACTATACGGCGCTCGCGGATCTCTACATCCGCCTTGGATATACGAAGGAGGCCGAGCAGGTGCTCAAGGAAGCGAAGAACTTCGCGAAGCCCGGCGACAAGACTCTCTTCGGCGTGCACGTGCTGCTCTCGCAGGTTCACCAGGATCGCGGATCGCTCCCCGAGATGGTGACGGAGCTCGAGGCGGCGAAGGCGGTCGCGGGCAACGAGGGCCCGGAGTCGGTGCAGATTCTCTTCAGCTTGGGCAGCACTTACGCGCAGCTCACCCCGCCGAGGACGCAGGAAGCCGTCCAGATGCTCAAGGGTTTCACCGCCCGAGCATGCAAGGGCGCGAAGGCGGCGAGCTTCAAGACCGAGTGCGAGACCGCGCAGACGCTGGTCACGCGGCTCGGTGGCAACTAGTCGGGGGCGCGGTTCGTCGACGTCGTTTGCAAGGCCTTTTGTAGGTCAGGTCAGGGGCCGAGGAATCCATGGATCTTGCGCAGCGTCTGAAGCATCTCGAGTCGGTTCGTGAATGGCAGGGGCTCGCTGAAGAGCTCGAGAAGGGGCTCGCCAGCGAGGCGGATGCCACGGCGAAGGCCGGTTACCACCTGCGTCTTGGGCGGCTCCTCGAGGAGAAGTTCCTCCAGGGCGTCAAGGCGCTCAAGCATCTGCAGGACGCCTTCAAGCTGAATTCGACGCTCACCGAGGCACTTCGCCTCGCGCGGCTCGTGTACTGGGACCTTGGCAAGATCAACATGGTCCAGAGGCTCCTCGAGCTCGAGCTGAAGGGGCTCGGGGATGGCCCCGAAGCGACCGCGCTGCTCGTGGAGCTCGGGGACGTGTACTGCGACATCGGCGAGAACGAGAAAGCCGTGTCGACGTACGCGCGCGCGCTCGGTACGTCCGGGGGCACGAGCGAGGAGGCGCGCGCCGGCCTGGCCGACGCGCAGGTCGAGCTGGAGAGCTGGGAGGCGCACGTCGCAGAGCTCCTCCAGCGCGCGAACGACGCGTCGCTCGACGGGGCTTCGCGGGCGCGCCTGTTCTTGCGAGCCGCGCGGCTCGCGCGTCGCTTCGCGCCGGCGGAGGTCGATGACCTTCTCGCGAAGGCGTACGAGGCAAACCCGCTCGATCGCCAGGTAGCCGCGCTCTACGAGGGGATCCTCGTGGAGGAGGAGCGCTCGCAGACGCTCGTCGATGCACAGCGCCGCGTGCTCGACGCGATGAGCGGCCGTGGTCGCGCCGAGTCCGCGCTTCGGTTCGGTACGCGCTGGGCGACGCGCCATCAGAACGCGGAGCTCGGCGCGAAGCTGCTCGAAGAGGCGCTCGCGCACGACCCCGAGGCCGAGGGCGCGTTCACGTACCTGCGTGATCTTTGGGGTGCCAAGGAAGGCGATTGGGAGCGTGTTGCGGTGCTCGCCGAAAAGATCGCTTCGGACGGCGGGAACGGCTCGCCGTTCATGCTCGCCCAGGCCGGCGGGATCATCTGGCAGAAGCTCGGCAACGTGATGCGCGCGCGGCCCTGGTTCGAGAAGCTCTCGCAGGTCGCGCCGCAGCACCCGACGCTGCTCGCGTTCGAGACGCAGATCGGCGAGCGCCTCGGCGCGGCGACCTCGGTGCCCGCGGCTTCGGTGCCTGCGGCTTCGGTGCCTGCGGCTTCGGTGCCCGCCGTGTCCGAGCCTGCGCCGTCCGCTGCTGCACCCGAGGTGGAGACCGAGGTGTCCACGGAGGTCGTCGAGGAGGAGGACGCCGTCGACTGGGCGAAGATCGAAGAGCTCAAGGCGAAGGCGCAGAAGCAGGAGCAGGCCAAGCGCTTCAACGAGTACGTCAAGACGCTCGTCGAGCTCGCGGAGGCGGTGCCCGACGCGGCGGACAAGATCTCGTACTACCTGCAGGCCGCGGAGCTCTACACGGGCAAGTTCTCGAACGCGGCCGAGGCCGTGAAGTGCTTTGAGGCGATCCTCGTCATCGACGGCGAGAATGCGCAGGCGATCGAGTATCTGCAGCAGAGCTACGAGAAGCGTCGCGACTGGGAGAAGCTCATCGGGCTGAACCGGCGCAAGGCGCAGATGATGCCGCCGGGGCCGTCGCGCGCCGAGAAGTTCCTCGAGATCGCGAAGCTCGCCACCGAGCGCGTCAAGAAGCCCGAGGTCTGCGTCGAGCTGTGGGACGAGGTCCTCGCCGACGATCCGGAGAACGTCGAGGCGCTGAACGCGCTGTCGGGCCTCCACGAGCGCTCGAAGGACTGGGACAAACTCGCCGTGGTGCTGCAGAAGCAGGTCGAGATCACGGCCGACTTCAAAGCGAAGGAGGCGCTGCTCGGCAAGCTCGGCGCTCTCTACGGCGAGCGCCTGAACAACGACGACGCCGCGATCGACGCGTGGGAGCAGCTCCTCACGCTGAACCCGAACGAGCGCAAGGCCCAGGAGGCGCTGAAGAAGCTCTACCTGAAGGTCGCTCGCTGGGAGGACCTGCAGCGGTTCTACGAAGAGCAGGGCAAGTGGGACGAGTTCATCCGCGTTCTCGAGTCGCAGGAGGCGAAGGAGACCGAGGACAAGAACAAGATCAGCCTGCTCATGAAGACGGCCCAGCTCTGGCTCGATCAGAAGAGCAAGGCCGATCGGGCGATGAAGGCCTACGAGAAGGTGTGGACGATC
Protein-coding sequences here:
- a CDS encoding tetratricopeptide repeat protein, with the protein product MKLGAMVMASCLVVSSMLGMGCSRNRQEAVILANQADKEVALNPEGAATKYEQATKLDPTNHRIFYKLSMAFKKKEEWDKTASTLSRATQLAPKFANYWFERAYALEMQAKKKTISYEEAKEPYQKCIENDPNFADCYHQLGNVFLWTDDEQKALENFTKAVEHNPTEIRYYTALADLYIRLGYTKEAEQVLKEAKNFAKPGDKTLFGVHVLLSQVHQDRGSLPEMVTELEAAKAVAGNEGPESVQILFSLGSTYAQLTPPRTQEAVQMLKGFTARACKGAKAASFKTECETAQTLVTRLGGN
- a CDS encoding tetratricopeptide repeat protein; the encoded protein is MKRFSILVATAALTAAVGCGGGGGGTGGKPAVDPKTGAAIVDSKGNSVSVAAANKYKDGLEAFNKHDKARDWTEATCQETAAIFLDAADEQAGKTLVEAIYNAGVSYQRCKQDAKAKEYFKKALDADPKFHRARVQLAIYSFAESQEKAIDQAINDLYQAAVVDARFQNVEGLVQLGMLHMKRNNAQPDKDGRTDLQNAKRYAQSALAVDDGYLPAFNLLALIYMESAKVKAGRSSKKGVATNVSKEKKIDTQALDLAALVCSQAIRKNPNYAPIHNTAGMIQVELSNLNGAVSAFNTARKLDPTFYEAQMNFAAVNLSFRGFAQAEEAYRAALKMRPNDYDAHLGLALALRGQIDDTNFDKMVAAAAAELAEAKKLAPERAETYYNDAILTQEYKAKSGGKDAEPMLLAAKQLFGEFIAKAGSAPEYADAVKRSKERMEEIQQIIDFNKQTEAERKAAEAEAKNRAAEAEAKGTEEGGEAKPPEGGAPQPQ
- a CDS encoding AgmX/PglI C-terminal domain-containing protein, giving the protein MEGKQKVALTFALYQNEALVRRETVTQDIVKVGKDPKSHLRVDDELASRMHAVIEVASPEDITLIDLGNEPGTLVNGARVNKVKIKANDQLQIGGTKIVLEKAEPVAVAGGAAKAPGNPFAAAPAANPFGAAPAANPFAAAGGNPFAGAPAAAPSPFGGGGGDPFGMNNPFAQPKPPAHDEVPHDAPEGSYTYQLVKSGPDVPNEEVESPSASVEVMIMWDQMVLHVSHLTPPRSFYVGEEESKNFKCDYFVPQEKIGTTRAPVVLADRGGSVSVVLLPRAKGTIEFAGQPKMTVQQAIDSGKTQPCSELSGAFQIALPPGSKARIDVDGLIFQVSTVNAGRVVAGHVQFDTQNYLYHGLSMAVHLGLLAAMAFFMPPLGATDEDGVSDDQKFMIQQFLNAAAEKEMEEKETEQVADNAADNKEGGTGTRAKGEEGSMGNPNTKSSGNRYGVQGPADNADPHIARQAALRDAAEFGMIGLLNSGAGGDPNAPTAPWGRDDSLGNDALSARGNMWGDNIGDSFGAGGLGLSGIGEGGGGRGEGIGLGSIGTIGHGAGTGTGQGFGSGHGRLSGSHRTKPPQVRMGATSVSGRLPPEVIQRIVRQNFGRFRLCYENGLRNNPNLQGRVGVRFVIGRDGAVSNVGNGGSDMPDGGVVSCVVRAFYGLSFPQPEGGIVTVVYPIMFSPGG